GGAAAGATCGGCTGTATTCTGCCAAACACACACAAACATTGTCATTCATCTGAGGAGCATAACATGAAAATACAgcagaaaacatattttttaaacaaGAGAAAATGTGATAATTTGATACAAATGTTCTTGAAAAATCATGGATATCAACCTGTAGCAAGAGATCATATAAACGAACAAGCTCTTCAGGTTTGGTGACTTTATCATTTTTATCATCACGACGCCTAGCAAGTTTACTTTTTGCAACCTTAACCAACAGAAGGTTGCGCTCAATAGTTCTTTCTCCCAACATGGCACTGACAGCCTTGTCAAGACCATGCAAATCATCCTTCACGTTTTCTGCATTTCCTGCAGTGGCCTAAAACgtataaaatattagaaatagaTAAACTATCACCCCAGGGGTGGACCAGTTTCCACCCCTGCAACAAGGCTAAGAGAAGACCTTATCTATAATTAACGGTAAGAATATCAAGTAATTTCCCATACCAAATCAGCTCGAATATAACCTCTGGCTTCGTGATACGCAGAAAATATTTTGTCAAAAATAACAAGTTTCTTGTCTGATGGAGTTGAGTCTGCCGATGAACCATGTAAATCCTTCTCGAGCTCTTGAGCTGAGAAAATTAACCAAAGAGTAAATTTACTCAGTAAAGAATGAACTATGGAGAATGAACCAGAGAAAAGCTACCATATGTTAAAGCACATAACAAAATCCATAAAGAAAATTCACAAAAGAATTCTTGCTTGAATCATTTTCACAAAATCCATAAAAATCCACATGAAGTTCATCAATAAATATTCCACCCCATTTCACCTCCCAACCAAACATACCCAAAGAGATAAAGGAGTGCAGAGATTCACATATGTCGCTTTTAAAATGAGATTATTATAACCTTTTAAAATGGCAACCCTTGTTTTTGCATTTGATACTGGAAACCTATGGCCAAGCCAATTGAGCTCTGTCATGGAAGCAGCCTGCTGTGATCTTGCTTCTGCCATAACAGCCTGCAACAAACAATAATCATACTTTTTCTTCAATATCATAGGAAGTGTTTGCAAAGATGCTTGTTATGTTATTGCTTTAAATAATATAGCTCATTAAGACTCTAGAATGAAAATAGAATTTGTAtcataaccaaaaaaaaaaaagcaacagtGATCAGTATGCATCATATATTGACATAAACTTCTACATAATGATCCTTGGTAGGATTCAACCAGAATGAAAGGAATTGAGTTTCTAAGAAAAATTAAGATGGTGGAAGTTCCTAATGTTATTCAAGAAAGCTAGTTCACACTTAATATCACAAATAAAGACTAATATGCATATCTTGCAAATCAGCCTGTTACTATTCATGATTTGTAGGTGGTCAATGGTGTAGCTATATTTCTTTCCACTTTTTTTCTCCATTGATATGTATAAAAATACATCCAAACCAACCTCCAACTTTGCTTTAAAAAGGTCTAATGCAGGACCTTCCATGTCACCAATGTTCAAAAGTTCAGAGGTCTGTAAATTTGACTGGCCAACTTTATGAAGGCAATATCGTATACTAGGTTCCAGTTCCTCAACTCGCTCACGGCACAAAACTTGATTATCCAAATCTCCATATTTCCCTAATTCCTCATATACAGCCCTGtcaaataaggaaaaaaaattaatttaagagACAAAACAAGTGTCACAAAAAGGGCATACATTTTTTAATAACGGACAGTTATTTCATCTTCTTTCTGAGGCAGCAAACAAGGAGACAAGTAGAGGTACCTGGCACTTTTGAAGCTCATTAAAGCCACATCCCAGTTCTGATCTTGTTCAAACAACAAATTACCCTTCATATAGGATGAATAGGCCTGAAATTCAATAAACAGAAAAGATAAAGAACTTTCATTCTTCATCAACAAAAAGGAAGCAGCATTTACCCAAAAAACACAAAAAGTAGAACCATCAAATGATTTGCATTTTGACAACACTAAGACTCACAATCATTGTTAATAAGTTGAAAAACATAATCATTGAGCAGGAACATAATAGAATGTACAGGTTATCTTGGAAGTTGGACCCAGCAATCAAGATAACTTAGATAGTTtgatgaataaaagtaaaatatattttaggctttgttgttgttgctgttgttgttgatgatgatgatgaataaaAGTAACATATACTTTAGTACCTAAATCTGGGGCGAAGTTTCAGTCTCCTCTCCATTAAGTTTCAATTTAAGATTAATTCTAATACTTCCAAATTAACACCAAATTTGGTGCACGATCCTTGAATAAGTGCAGAACTAATGAACTTGAACACAGTTAAAGGAAAAACTATCAAGTTTCTTATCAATTCCAAAATAATGCAGTATCTTTTTAAATTTAGTCTTATTCATTCAATGCAATAAAATGTTGTTTATTTCGAATAATTTTCATGACATATACTGTCTTGGTTAAAGCACTCCACTGGACAAAAACTTATATAAGATAACAATACAAAGATTCTACTTGAACATTTATATATGAGGATGAAACCAAAACTTAACAAAATGTTCAAGATCATAACATGAATCATGGCTTGTTTAGTTCTTGTGGATTCATGCAAATCTTTGTTCTATTTCTATTATTACAATACCTATGTAGATTGAATGAAACATATGAGCCTTATAAGAAACACAAACATATATGAATGaaactttaaaataaataaataaacaggcaTTTGAAAAGCTAAGCTAATTGGAAGAGTAAACATACGAAACAAAATAAAGATGAAGTATCTGATATCACAACTAAATCAGAAGAAGATAACAACCATCActacacataatttttttttctgaaataacTGGCAGAAATCCAGACCTCAGCTTCAAGAGATGTTCTTGAATCTGCCTTGATGGCACATAATTTTGAAAACAAAGTAGCCCATTTTACAGCTTTCCGTAGCCTGCCAATCAAATAGATACGTTGACGTGCATTTGGGCCATCTGGAAGCTGTCTTTTCTCCATGGCATGACTCCAAGCTCTCTCTGCCGAATATAGAAGCACATGAAGAAACCTGAATTTTGACAATATATCTTTCAATGTTAACCATGCTGCCCATGAATAGataatttcatttaaaaaaaagggAGACAGAATGATTAAATGTCTCTTAATCCGTTTTTCTCAAACATCACCAGAAAAATGAAATCAACGTTTAAATGAAGGTGTTCACAAGGATGGATTTAGGGTTAAGTCTGAGAAACACTAATATTAACTGACGCACTTAGATATCTAAAAGTGGTTCAAGAGCAATGGCGCAAGAGTTTTAGTTGAGATAACAATAAGCATCATCGTCAATATCTTTAAGATAATCCAGGAGGCTAGAAGAAACAAATACTATCAAGATAAACCAGAAATAATTTGATAGAGGAAGATTCTAAAGCCTAACATGCAACAGGTCCTTAAGTTTCTCATACTCTCGCTTTTATAACACTCAATGTAAACTAATTATAATGTTCCGCAGAGCTCATGCCAATGAAGAAGATACAGTAAAATAAAGTATACCTTACGTCAGTGACGGTACTCTCGGTTATGTTTCTTTTTGAATATTTGCCTCGACCATGAGTAAACTTCAATGATTTATATAACCTCCTCAAACGAGCTGTGCAATACCTCCTACAACATTAAggggaaattaaaaaaaaaaaacatcaattACCAATTTATAATTCATCATATTAAATCAAATGGCTTGAATGAACTTTCCGTATGATTGATCAAGGAAGTATAATGGTAACGCTAAAATCATTGCTGTTGAGGTCAGACAATAGCCAGAATATGGGAATTTCAACATTTTAGTTATTTCAGAACTCGTGATTAAATCTCAGCGTCAGAACTCGTGATTAAATCTCAGCGCAAAGTACTGGTACCCTCATAAAAACAAGGGTACAAAAGAAATTCCATAAATATATTGACACCAAATTTGGCGATTTTCACTGTCACTGTCACAATTCAGCTACTCAACTATCTCAGGAAAAACCAAATTCAATCTCAAAGACACATACCGATATCGAGTGTAATCTCCATGCCGCAAACCGTGCTGCATTTGTGCCGATTTCAAGAGCTGCNNNNNNNNNNNNNNNNNNNNNNNNNNNNNNNNNNNNNNNNNNNNNNNNNNNTCCTAAATTATTGATTTTCATCAGCTAAGTGAAACATAATAGGAATAACATTGACCTGAATttgagaaaacaaaaaaaaagaagcataAGAACAACAGCGTGAGAGGGGTAACAAAAAGAAAAACCTAACCATTGATGGAGAACTTGGGAACAATCTGATCGGAATTGGCGGATTTAGGATCGTCGATTTCCATAGCGGAAGGGTGGTTATCTTTCCCCATGGAGTGTGGTGTTGTTCACTAGTCAAATATATTCCAATCACAACAATAATAATTAAGATTCTAGTTAAATTGTTATAAATTGCATGCGTTTTTGGCTGGTTAGAAAATAagggttgaatttttttttttctttttttcttccggGTGCTACAGATCTGGGAATTGAAAGAGAGAGACAGATAGAGAGAGAACCTGATTGAGGCGCAGTGAGTGAGTATCAAGGTTACAATATGGAGAATGAAATTGCTAtagtattaattattaattatagtgACGCccatgtcatttgagctataattcGTTGgcgaataaataattttttttgtttttaaaggtttagattttgataaaataatcttttaaagattgtaaataaaataattcttaaaagaacaaaataaaatttatgaatattttaaaaaattttgacaaattttaaagacaaaaaatatactttacattttaaaaaattaaattttcatttttatcTATAAAAATTTAGAAAACCAATAAAATTATCAAAAACATTATTCATATATTAAACACTATTGCCACCCTATAAAATATGGTTGTTATATatatctaaattattttttaactaataaaacaaaaaaaattgtgtgTTTGATTGTTTAAAAAATACTGATATCAAAATAGTATTTATTATAAAAGATATAAATGTAGTGAGATTGTAAATTTATTTATGAATAAAACTAAcgtttaaataaaaaaactaattttatttatttttgaataacTTTAtcgatattttaatttttgtaaataaaaatagtaatttaataatttactcatgaaaatgcataatTAGATATTATGTTTAGAAAATACAATAATTGTATAAATCAATTTATACACCCATTAAGATTGGCTAAATGATAGAACTAACAATTTTTtttgagaaaaatatttttttatatttggatatgttgtagaataaataaataaagaagatataatataaaataaaatgtaaatagaagactctagtttTGATATTCACTAATATAATTATCTCATTATAATAATAGAAGTAATTTATATATTCACTACTATTATATATTAGCATCGTATGAAAAAAGAGAAGACAATATAGAGAGAGGGGAGATTGTTTTTATTGATGTGTATATTCAACGGAGGATTAACCTCCTATTTATACAGTTGAGCCCCACTTTGGTCCCTGAAATTGACGAGTTGCACTGAT
The DNA window shown above is from Arachis ipaensis cultivar K30076 chromosome B08, Araip1.1, whole genome shotgun sequence and carries:
- the LOC107613205 gene encoding signal recognition particle subunit SRP68; this translates as MVQLLKSAQMQHGLRHGDYTRYRRYCTARLRRLYKSLKFTHGRGKYSKRNITESTVTDVRFLHVLLYSAERAWSHAMEKRQLPDGPNARQRIYLIGRLRKAVKWATLFSKLCAIKADSRTSLEAEAYSSYMKGNLLFEQDQNWDVALMSFKSARAVYEELGKYGDLDNQVLCRERVEELEPSIRYCLHKVGQSNLQTSELLNIGDMEGPALDLFKAKLEAVMAEARSQQAASMTELNWLGHRFPVSNAKTRVAILKAQELEKDLHGSSADSTPSDKKLVIFDKIFSAYHEARGYIRADLATAGNAENVKDDLHGLDKAVSAMLGERTIERNLLLVKVAKSKLARRRDDKNDKVTKPEELVRLYDLLLQNTADLSDLVSSGRDKKPEEVSFADECACKTLAFRAERCFYVAKSYSVAGKRAEAYALYHHVRNLAEDALRKFKSLNGDYKNMIKDLEELCKQCRSNSCIEHALGIMEENKDQENISERISNISLTGAERLEKFLLDKLDVYESAVGDSNVKCAPRIASFPPPFQAISRTPIVLDLAYNNIEFPSLESRMKKQKGGFMSRIWG